The following are from one region of the Mycobacteriales bacterium genome:
- a CDS encoding glycosyl hydrolase — WLLLALAALAVVVVVGGAIYRLTRPVHHFAKPGPNTGWLSGVYAGHSPADDEAFAKWRGAAIQVATDFVGGGAWESIEHPLVLSLAWRKDYAVQLVVSVPMWPATGGSLSDAAAGDYNSNYAQLAKTLVSDGRANSVIRLGWEFNTPYFRWQVASPQDAALYAVAWRQAVTSMRSVSGAKFTFVWNPNLSNDGPDPALAYPGDTYVDDIGLDVYDRGLTGGETPAQRWNDLVHQRYGLAWQASFAARHDKPIAFPEWGLVHDPGAPIAGGDDPYFIQQMHAWFASHRTAFEVYFDGPQDAGSTFAIGDGSFPKAAALYLRLFGGGH, encoded by the coding sequence TGGCTGCTCCTCGCGCTGGCTGCGCTCGCGGTGGTGGTCGTCGTCGGCGGCGCGATCTACCGGCTGACCCGCCCGGTCCACCACTTCGCGAAACCGGGCCCGAACACCGGCTGGCTGTCAGGGGTGTACGCCGGTCACAGTCCCGCCGACGACGAGGCGTTCGCCAAGTGGCGGGGGGCGGCGATCCAGGTGGCGACGGACTTCGTCGGCGGCGGCGCGTGGGAGTCCATCGAGCACCCGCTGGTGCTGTCGCTGGCCTGGCGCAAGGACTACGCGGTGCAGCTCGTGGTGAGTGTGCCGATGTGGCCCGCGACCGGTGGCAGCCTGTCCGACGCGGCCGCCGGTGACTACAACAGCAACTACGCGCAGCTGGCGAAGACGCTGGTCAGCGACGGGCGCGCCAACAGCGTCATCCGGCTCGGCTGGGAGTTCAACACGCCGTACTTCCGCTGGCAGGTCGCCTCCCCGCAGGATGCGGCGCTGTACGCCGTCGCGTGGCGGCAGGCGGTCACTTCGATGCGGTCCGTGTCCGGAGCGAAGTTCACCTTCGTCTGGAACCCGAACCTGTCCAACGACGGTCCCGATCCGGCGCTTGCCTATCCCGGCGACACCTACGTCGACGACATCGGTCTCGACGTCTACGACCGCGGCCTGACCGGCGGCGAGACCCCCGCCCAGCGGTGGAACGACCTGGTGCATCAGAGGTACGGCCTGGCGTGGCAGGCCAGCTTCGCGGCGCGCCACGACAAGCCCATCGCGTTCCCCGAGTGGGGTCTCGTGCACGACCCGGGCGCGCCCATCGCCGGCGGCGACGACCCGTACTTCATCCAGCAGATGCACGCCTGGTTTGCCTCGCACCGCACGGCGTTCGAGGTCTACTTCGACGGCCCGCAGGACGCCGGGTCGACCTTCGCGATCGGGGACGGGTCGTTCCCGAAGGCCGCCGCGCTCTATCTGCGGCTCTTCGGCGGCGGCCACTAG